One window from the genome of Brachionichthys hirsutus isolate HB-005 chromosome 19, CSIRO-AGI_Bhir_v1, whole genome shotgun sequence encodes:
- the brcc3 gene encoding lys-63-specific deubiquitinase — protein MAVSAVHLESDAFLVCMNHALSTEKEEVMGLCIGEAEPTRIVHIHSVIVLRRSDKRKDRVEISPEQLSAASTEAERLADSTGRPMRVVGWYHSHPHITVWPSHVDVRTQAMYQMLDQCFVGLIFSCFIEDKNTKTGRVLYTCFQSAQGPKGSEYERVEVPVHVAPRGAIGKVCLESAVELPRILCQEEQDTYRKIHSLAHLDPVTKIHNGSVFTKNLCSQMSAVSGPLLQWLEDRLEQNQQSVVELQRERDRLQQELGAL, from the coding sequence ATGGCGGTGAGCGCGGTCCACCTGGAGTCCGACGCCTTCCTGGTGTGCATGAATCACGCGCTGAGCacggagaaggaggaggtgatgggtTTGTGCATCGGAGAGGCGGAACCCACGAGGATCGTCCACATCCACTCCGTCATCGTCCTCCGCCGCTCGGACAAGCGGAAGGACCGGGTGGAGATCTCTCCGGAGCAGCTGTCCGCAGCCTCCACGGAGGCCGAGCGGCTGGCCGACAGCACCGGCAGGCCGATGCGCGTGGTCGGCTGGTACCACTCCCACCCGCACATCACCGTGTGGCCGTCCCACGTCGACGTCAGGACCCAGGCCATGTACCAGATGCTGGACCAGTGCTTCGTGGGCCTCATTTTCTCCTGCTTCATCGAGGACAAGAACACCAAAACGGGCCGGGTGTTGTACACCTGCTTCCAGTCCGCGCAGGGGCCGAAGGGCTCCGAGTACGAGCGCGTGGAGGTCCCCGTCCACGTCGCGCCCCGGGGCGCCATCGGGAAGGTGTGCCTGGAGTCCGCCGTGGAGCTGCCGCGGATCCTGTGCCAGGAGGAGCAGGACACCTACCGGAAGATCCACAGCCTGGCGCACCTGGACCCCGTCACCAAGATCCACAACGGCTCGGTGTTCACCAAGAACCTGTGCAGCCAGATGTCGGCGGTGAGCGGGCCGCTGCTCCAGTGGCTGGAGGACCGGCtggagcagaaccagcagagtGTGGTGGAGCTCCAGCGGGAGAGGGacaggctgcagcaggagctgggggccctgtga